A genomic region of Arvicola amphibius chromosome 7, mArvAmp1.2, whole genome shotgun sequence contains the following coding sequences:
- the Clec14a gene encoding C-type lectin domain family 14 member A has translation MRPALALCLLCPAFWPGPGSGEHPTADRAACSASGACYSLHHATIKRRAAEEACSLRGGILSTVHSGSELRAVLTLLRAGPGPGGGSKDLLFWVALERGRSHCTLEKEPLRGFSWLPPDAGDSEDNTLPWVEEPQLSCTVRKCAGLQVTGGVEPAGWKEMRCHLRADGYLCKYQFEALCPAPRPGAATNLSFRAPFRLSSSALDFSPPGTEVSVICPGGDLSVSATCIQEETGARWDGLFPGAVLCPCSGRYLRDGKCVELPDCLDHLGDFACECAAGFELGKDRRSCEAKGEGQATVAGTKLPTRHASATPANPVTNRTWPGKVHEKLGEMPQVTGQDSFVTSISEILQWGTQSTLPTVHMSPQTKPKVTMRPSGSMSPTMNYATSPSVVPTFDSSSTVVFILVSIAVIVLVILTMTVLGLFKLCFHKNPSSRTRKGALDSRGVERNAEATALSPNSAHCTDNGVKAGDCGLRDRAEGASLAGSSLGSGDT, from the coding sequence ATGAGGCCAGCGCTTGCTTTGTGCCTCCTCTGTCCTGCTTTCTGGCCCGGGCCAGGGAGTGGCGAGCACCCCACGGCAGATCGCGCTGCCTGTTCGGCCTCGGGGGCTTGCTACAGCCTGCACCATGCGACCATCAAGCGGCGGGCAGCCGAGGAGGCCTGCAGCCTGCGCGGCGGGATTCTCAGCACCGTGCACTCAGGCTCGGAATTGCGTGCAGTGCTCACGCTTCTGCGTGCAGGTCCCGGGCCTGGCGGAGGCTCCAAGGACCTTCTGTTCTGGGTGGCTCTAGAGCGCGGCCGTTCCCACTGTACCCTAGAGAAAGAGCCTTTAAGGGGTTTCTCCTGGCTGCCCCCGGACGCAGGAGACTCGGAGGACAACACGCTGCCGTGGGTAGAGGAACCACAACTTTCCTGCACCGTGCGAAAGTGCGCGGGGCTCCAGGTCACCGGGGGAGTGGAGCCTGCAGGCTGGAAGGAGATGCGCTGTCACCTGCGCGCTGATGGCTACTTGTGCAAGTATCAGTTTGAGGCCCTGTGCCCCGCGCCGCGCCCCGGAGCCGCCACTAACTTAAGTTTTCGTGCTCCCTTCCGGCTGAGCAGCTCCGCTCTGGACTTCAGCCCTCCTGGGACCGAGGTGAGTGTGATATGTCCCGGGGGGGACCTCTCCGTCTCGGCCACCTGCATTCAGGAAGAGACAGGTGCTCGCTGGGACGGGCTTTTCCCTGGGGCTGTGCTCTGTCCCTGCTCTGGGAGGTACCTTCGTGATGGCAAGTGCGTGGAGCTCCCTGACTGCCTAGACCACTTGGGAGACTTCGCCTGCGAATGTGCTGCAGGCTTTGAGCTGGGGAAGGACAGACGATCTTGTGAGGCAAAAGGGGAAGGACAGGCCACAGTTGCGGGGACCAAGCTGCCCACGAGGCACGCATCAGCCACTCCAGCCAACCCAGTGACAAACAGAACATGGCCAGGCAAGGTCCATGAAAAGCTAGGAGAGATGCCCCAGGTCACTGGACAAGACAGTTTTGTGACATCTATATCCGAGATTCTTCAGTGGGGAACACAGAGTACTTTACCTACTGTTCATATGTCCCCACAAACTAAGCCAAAAGTTACCATGAGGCCTTCAGGAAGCATGAGCCCCACAATGAACTATGCAACTTCCCCCTCTGTTGTCCCGACTTTCGACTCCTCCTCCACGGTGGTCTTCATCCTTGTGAGCATAGCAGTAATCGTGTTGGTGATCTTGACCATGACAGTGCTGGGACTTTTCAAACTCTGCTTCCACAAGAACCCTTCCTCCAGGACAAGGAAAGGAGCTTTGGACTCACGGGGTGTGGAAAGAAATGCTGAAGCCACTGCTTTGAGCCCCAATTCTGCACATTGCACTGACAATGGGGTGAAGGCTGGGGACTGTGGTCTGCGAGACCGAGCTGAGGGTGCCTCCCTGGCTGGGTCCTCACTTGGCTCAGGGGACACCTAG